A stretch of Phragmites australis chromosome 12, lpPhrAust1.1, whole genome shotgun sequence DNA encodes these proteins:
- the LOC133887561 gene encoding uncharacterized protein LOC133887561, with amino-acid sequence MNSMEKSMAELHGMLKTAEESIKKSSSHVMMVQKDSKKRKRKDKAKTSDEISSSKPKPVGKPKAGPAASDTCHHCHKTGHWRRNCKLYLEELKKKKGSKTSSSGTEKD; translated from the exons atgaacagcatggagaaaagcatggctgaattgcatgggatgctaaaaactgctgaggaaagcattaagaagagctctagtcatgtgatgatggttcaaaaggatagcaagaagagaaagcgcaaggacaaggctaaaacttcggatgagatctcgagttctaagcctaaacctgttggaaagcccaaggctggccctgccgcttctgacacttgccaccactgccataagactggtcattggcggaggaactgcaaattgtacttggaagaactcaaaaagaagaagggaagtaagacttcatcttcag ggactgaaaaggactag